Below is a window of Bacillus sp. (in: firmicutes) DNA.
TCTCAGCGTACCATTTAGATTCCCAATCACGGATAATACCGATACGCAGACCGATTGGATGTACTTTTTGACCCACGAATTATCCCTCCTTCTTTTCTGATACCACGATAGTGATGTGGCTTGTGCGCTTGTTGATTTGGCTCGCACGACCCATTGCACGTGGGCGGAAGCGTTTTAAAGTTGGACCTTCGTTTACATAAGCTTCAGTAATTACTAAGTTGTTTACGTCCATATCGTAGTTATGCTCTGCGTTCGCAACTGCAGATTTAAGTACTTTTTCTACAATTGGAGAAGCAGCTTTTGGAGTGTGACGTAAGATAGCAACTGCTTCACCTACTTGCTTTCCTCGAATTAAATCTACAACTAAACGAGCTTTACGAGGAGCAATACGAACTGTTCTAGCAACAGCTTTAGCTTGCATTAGGATGCCCTCCCCTCATTAGCGTTTTGTTTTCTTGTCGTCACTAGCGTGACCTTTGTAAGTACGAGTAGGCGCGAATTCACCAAGTTTGTGACCTACCATATCTTCAGTAATGTACACAGGAACATGTTTACGTCCATCGTACACAGCAATAGTATGACCGATGAACTGTGGAAAGATCGTAGAACGACGAGACCAAGTTTTAATTACTTGTTTGCTGCCAGTTTCGTTTAACTTTTCGATCTTTTTCATTAAATGTTCATCAACAAAAGGTCCTTTTTTCAAGCTGCGACCCATAATTGAACCTCCCTTCGTGATTGCTCTACGGTTCGCTTACTGAACCGTAGTACAATCCCGTTATTTTTTACGACGACGTACGATAAATTTATCAGACTTGTTATTCTTCTTACGAGTTTTGAATCCAAGAGTTGGTTTACCCCATGGAGTCATTGGTGACTTACGTCCGATAGGAGCACGTCCTTCACCACCACCGTGAGGGTGATCGACAGGGTTCATAACAGAACCACGAACTGTAGGACGTTTACCTAACCAACGAGCACGTCCTGCTTTACCAATTGTGATAAGTTCGTGTTGCTCGTTACCTACTTGACCTACTGTCGCACGGCAAGTAGCAAGAATCATACGAACTTCACCAGAAGTTAAGCGAACAAGTACATATTTACCTTCTTTACCAAGGACTTGTGCAGACGCACCTGCAGAACGTACTAGTTGTCCACCTTTACCTGGTTTTAACTCAATGTTGTGAATTACTGTACCTACAGGAATGTTTGCAAGTGGTAATGCGTTACCTACTTTAATGTCTGCATCTGGACCAGACATTACTTCCATACCAACTTTTAAACCTTTTGGAGCGATGATGTAACGTTTTTCACCATCAACATAGTTAATTAACGCAATGTTTGCTGAACGGTTTGGATCGTACTCGATTGTGGCAACGCGTCCTGGTATACCATCTTTATCACGCTTGAAGTCGATGATACGGTATTGACGCTTATGACCGCCA
It encodes the following:
- the rpsS gene encoding 30S ribosomal protein S19; amino-acid sequence: MGRSLKKGPFVDEHLMKKIEKLNETGSKQVIKTWSRRSTIFPQFIGHTIAVYDGRKHVPVYITEDMVGHKLGEFAPTRTYKGHASDDKKTKR
- the rplV gene encoding 50S ribosomal protein L22; amino-acid sequence: MQAKAVARTVRIAPRKARLVVDLIRGKQVGEAVAILRHTPKAASPIVEKVLKSAVANAEHNYDMDVNNLVITEAYVNEGPTLKRFRPRAMGRASQINKRTSHITIVVSEKKEG
- the rplB gene encoding 50S ribosomal protein L2 produces the protein MAIKKYKPTSNGRRGMTVSDFAEITTDKPEKSLLAPLKKKGGRNNQGKLTVRHQGGGHKRQYRIIDFKRDKDGIPGRVATIEYDPNRSANIALINYVDGEKRYIIAPKGLKVGMEVMSGPDADIKVGNALPLANIPVGTVIHNIELKPGKGGQLVRSAGASAQVLGKEGKYVLVRLTSGEVRMILATCRATVGQVGNEQHELITIGKAGRARWLGKRPTVRGSVMNPVDHPHGGGEGRAPIGRKSPMTPWGKPTLGFKTRKKNNKSDKFIVRRRKK